The segment GTATAATTCTTAGTTCTATCAATTACTTTTCTGTCATATGGAAGACATACCTTCCTCTATTTGAATTCTCTTTTGAACATTTCCATCTTCTCCGATTATTTCTTTGGAAGCATCTGGGGAAAAAACACAAGATACTAGTACATGTTATAATGTATCTTAAATCACCAACTACCCGGTATCCATCTGTCACTtatgtttatttacatataatttacatttcCTTCAAGATCATGAAGAATACATAACAAATACTGTATTAATCATTTTTTCCAAATCATGTAACAAATATCAGAGCAAGTGAATTGTCATGTTTCGAACCTCTCTGTTTCCTATGCTCCTCTGAATGAGCAAAGAACTGCACCATTTCTTCTGTTAGTTCCATTTCATACACCTCGCTGTCATCTGACTCCAACCCCACGTCAGACTCTGTCTCAGGTGGTCTGATGGTCTTTTCATGATCTCCCTGTCTTTTAACTGCATGATTTTGCTGACCTGCTCCCCTACCAAGTCCACCTCTTGACCTTCCACGACCCCTTCCGTAACCTCTTCCCATTTTGAACTGCTGACCTCTACCAACATTAGGAGTCACATATCTGGATGAGTTTatattcacttgatgataaggAGGTGTGTAGCTCATACAACTTGACATATACTTCATCATATAAAAGTGTCTCTGACACCAAGCCATAGACTGTTGATAGTGTTTCCAGTATCTGTCAAAGCACTTGTTCATATGCCACTTTGGTGATGAACATCCTGGAAGATTTTTACTGCGTTTCTGAGGAGAAGCCTCATCCAGACTTTCATCTGTAACACAACTACTTGATAAGGATAAACTAAATGACGGATCCTTGCAGTCCTTGGCCCCTGACGAGTAACTGACATCTGTATTGCTTAAATCTGGATCAGGAGTGAGGCTTGTTAAGGTGTTGTTTAGTTCCGTTGTGTTAGAATCAGAACTTGTTACCTCACTAGATAAACCTTGTTCAGATTCCAACAGGACTATCTTACTTTCTCCCACCGTTGGGTCACCTTTAGAAGGATCAACACTGGACATTGAGCTATCCGAATCCATTcttcaaaacaaaacatatatcTATGAGTTTATACATACCTAGTCTAAGAAATGTTTACCAactaaatatattatataatgagCACTTATAACAAGGGAGATGAAGAATTTAAGCTGACTCTCATCTGCTGCtattttttaacactttcaatTGAGAGCTTTAATGGCAAGGTGTAAACAGAAGAAACTGGAGAGTTGCACAGTGGTTATTAAAGatacatgaaattgtttcaTAATTCATATTGTGCTCTGCAAACATCTAATTTAATCTACAAAATTTACTTGATCACAATACTTCAAAACCATGGACCAAAATAtcttgcaaaatttaggtccaGTACAATCATTTACCTATTTGAGGTATTGAAACCACCTAATAATAGCTTTTATTTCGCTACTTCAATATCAATCAGAAATTAGTTAAATCCAGATAAAAAAGAACACAAATCCAGACTAAATCTGTCCAGGAAAACAATAAGAGAAGTGGATCAGACCCTCGACTTGTAAAAATGGGTATTGTGATGTCCTGTCAATGTGATGTTTATTCTCAGTATAAGACACACAAGAATTTTAAAGAAGTTTTACAGAGCAAATTAGAATGTTCAAGATAAATATAATTagtttaaaacaatatttagtaTGTCTTGGTGTACCTAGCTGCAAATACCCTAGCAGTAATGCCATCAACATATTACAAACAAGCTTATATTAGGAAGCACTCGCCAATGCATAGCAAGATCTAAAGAGTACAAGTCTGCATATTCCCAATAAGTTTTTaacttaaaattaaaaactCCCATAATCCTACTGACTGGTCAATTTGATCTCAAGAAATTCATCTTGTTGACCTGAGATTATGATTAagaatcatatatatatttgaaatgagTAGGCTTGATGTATTAAGAAATTGATCATGGTCTGAGTAAGACAGTGATACATAGTATCAGTTTTGATGTCATCATACAATTTTAAAGTAGCAG is part of the Ostrea edulis chromosome 2, xbOstEdul1.1, whole genome shotgun sequence genome and harbors:
- the LOC125681524 gene encoding gem-associated protein 8-like isoform X1, whose translation is MDSDSSMSSVDPSKGDPTVGESKIVLLESEQGLSSEVTSSDSNTTELNNTLTSLTPDPDLSNTDVSYSSGAKDCKDPSFSLSLSSSCVTDESLDEASPQKRSKNLPGCSSPKWHMNKCFDRYWKHYQQSMAWCQRHFYMMKYMSSCMSYTPPYHQVNINSSRYVTPNVGRGQQFKMGRGYGRGRGRSRGGLGRGAGQQNHAVKRQGDHEKTIRPPETESDVGLESDDSEVYEMELTEEMVQFFAHSEEHRKQRDASKEIIGEDGNVQKRIQIEEVKANKKAPTVEAPSERPGVRRTAEMMKLYGKGAAMIHGMETAVQMSYDRTVDIQQPKFWPNMPLKIVFS
- the LOC125681524 gene encoding gem-associated protein 8-like isoform X2, translating into MDSDSSMSSVDPSKGDPTVGESKIVLLESEQGLSSEVTSSDSNTTELNNTLTSLTPDPDLSNTDVSYSSGAKDCKDPSFSLSLSSSCVTDESLDEASPQKRSKNLPGCSSPKWHMNKCFDRYWKHYQQSMAWCQRHFYMMKYMSSCMSYTPPYHQVNINSSRYVTPNVGRGQQFKMGRGYGRGRGRSRGGLGRGAGQQNHAVKRQGDHEKTIRPPETESDVGLESDDSEVYEMELTEEMVQFFAHSEEHRKQRDASKEIIGEDGNVQKRIQIEEAI